In Plutella xylostella chromosome 4, ilPluXylo3.1, whole genome shotgun sequence, a genomic segment contains:
- the LOC105385900 gene encoding pyruvate kinase, translating to MALPWHVPLETTPSFKATAEEPQPSLLKHYCNVNIHTNPCEELKTGLMCEIGMNNKEPSTIQRLIASGMTVARLNMRDLEPNTCAQIIQSIRQAAYSYSADLEYVYPLALMIDVRGPDIITGDLKGGARTTLELIPEKTLRLTTDPNWRECGTSGCLYVGWEHLTDLKRGDIIYMDSLSTGIIKLIIEQVGNDSIECTVENGGIIGSKMPLRITQIPRENEPARHQGDSAESFVCSDKSAHLFENIYDQIAWAVASDVDALLIPNTQHESDVKQVRDILADKGKHILVFSSIETMYGVDNIDEIIAESDGIYLDRSILSTDLPIEKIFIAQKIIVSKCKEAGKPCICKAILNEQIPTLCVSDIANLVIDGVDVICLELHYDSPLKKLSPSYDTVRMAEHCLAASAIVCRQAERVIWHKHTYGNLELMQSPLEEPSKAICVTAIELAMRSRAVVIICLTNSGRTAKILSHGSPPCPIIAVTRACHTARQLRFWRGVRSMHYFEVARDNWPLEVECRVHAALDFCKAKRLVCAGDAYVVVTGTRRGSGYCDLVRLLYASARDTVSVE from the coding sequence atgGCCCTTCCATGGCATGTGCCTTTGGAAACCACACCTTCATTTAAAGCAACGGCAGAAGAGCCTCAACCATCTCTACTAAAACATTATTGTAACGTTAATATTCATACCAATCCGTGTGAAGAATTAAAAACTGGACTAATGTGTGAAATTGGTATGAATAATAAGGAGCCATCTACAATACAAAGATTAATTGCATCAGGTATGACCGTCGCTCGTTTAAATATGCGGGATTTAGAGCCAAACACATGTGCTCAGATAATACAGAGTATCAGACAAGCGGCCTACAGTTATAGTGCTGATTTAGAATATGTTTACCCATTGGCTCTGATGATAGATGTTCGTGGACCTGATATTATTACCGGTGATCTTAAAGGCGGAGCGCGGACCACTCTTGAGTTAATTCCTGAAAAAACTCTAAGATTGACCACAGATCCCAACTGGCGTGAATGCGGTACTTCTGGATGTCTCTATGTTGGCTGGGAACACTTAACAGATCTTAAACGTGGGGATATTATTTACATGGATAGCTTGAGTACTGGTATAATTAAACTAATAATCGAACAAGTTGGTAATGACTCTATAGAATGTACCGTTGAAAATGGTGGCATAATCGGTTCGAAAATGCCTCTTCGCATAACACAAATACCAAGAGAAAATGAACCTGCCCGACACCAGGGTGACAGTGCAGAATCCTTCGTTTGTTCTGATAAATCTGCTCATCTATTCGAAAATATCTATGATCAGATAGCCTGGGCGGTTGCATCAGACGTGGATGCTTTGTTGATACCTAACACTCAACATGAATCCGATGTCAAGCAAGTTCGAGATATACTTGCAGATAAAGGAAAGCATATTCTTGTCTTTTCAAGCATTGAAACAATGTATGGCGTTGATAATATTGATGAAATTATTGCAGAATCAGATGGAATATATTTGGACCGTAGCATTTTGAGCACAGATTTACCGATAGAAAAGATTTTTATCGCCCAAAAGATTATTGTATCAAAATGCAAAGAAGCTGGAAAACCATGCATTTGTAAAGCCATTTTAAATGAACAAATTCCAACTCTATGTGTGTCGGATATTGCCAACTTAGTTATTGACGGTGTTGATGTAATCTGTTTAGAGCTTCACTATGATTCACCTTTAAAAAAGTTGTCCCCATCTTATGACACTGTTCGAATGGCAGAACATTGTCTAGCTGCTTCCGCAATAGTTTGCAGACAGGCAGAACGTGTCATATGGCACAAACATACCTATGGTAATTTGGAACTTATGCAAAGCCCTCTCGAAGAACCTTCAAAGGCTATATGCGTTACTGCTATAGAGCTCGCTATGAGATCAAGAGCTGTGGTTATTATATGTTTGACCAATTCGGGCCGCACTGCTAAAATACTATCTCATGGATCTCCACCTTGCCCGATAATAGCTGTCACAAGAGCTTGTCACACCGCGAGGCAACTACGTTTTTGGAGAGGCGTTCGATCAATGCATTATTTCGAAGTGGCCCGAGATAACTGGCCATTAGAAGTTGAGTGTAGAGTTCACGCGGCCCTTGACTTTTGCAAGGCTAAACGTCTTGTTTGCGCTGGTGACGCGTATGTGGTTGTAACTGGTACTCGTCGCGGGAGTGGATATTGTGATTTAGTACGGCTTCTCTATGCTAGTGCTCGTGATACAGTTAGTGTGGAATAA